From one Solanum stenotomum isolate F172 chromosome 12, ASM1918654v1, whole genome shotgun sequence genomic stretch:
- the LOC125847172 gene encoding uncharacterized protein LOC125847172: protein MTKPLEDEHVIEPKLKPKKSWLHEGLSEKNYNGGKRVYNFKAQGQIYHDLPSLIPKDEKPRYFQLYFYDTDHEMVNRMSILEDAKLSEELMGKIRKIMNQNPYAQFFMQLKHHSSFQNLEIRIAANASLDQRVYNKPSVDQVATIWVDGNNLNIPFKREIIVHEHSGNKHRVKHYYGCYDPLQYPLILPRGKGGWHQGVVKSRNPNINIPTYATTTANTWVGSYDTATEIFNREEQGKCRGEKVGQRVLLPGSFIGGPRDMRRRYMDAMALVQEFGRPDLFITMTCNPKWTEIQDELYEGQVVQDRPDMVTRVFREKLQDLKDQIFKKEIFGPIAGHVFVIEFQKRGLPHIHLLLILKEGHKIRSADQYDKYILAELPAKDKQPQLYELVIKHMIHGPCGVRRKSSPCMKDGQCKFHYP, encoded by the exons ATGACTAAGCCATTGGAAGATGAACATGTTATCGAACCAAAGTTGAAGCCGAAAAAAAGTTGGCTACATGAAGGTTTATCAGAGAAGAACTATAATGGAG GGAAAAGAGTTTACAACTTTAAAGCGCAGGGACAAATATATCACGATCTACCATCATTGATCCCAAAGGATGAGAAGCCACGGTACTTCCAGCTGTACTTCTACGATACAGATCATGAAATGGTTAACAGAATGTCAATACTAGAAGATGCAAAATTATCAGAGGAACTCATGggtaaaattaggaaaataatGAACCAAAATCCATATGCACAATTCTTTATGCAACTAAAACACCATTCAAGTTTTCAAAACTTAGAAATACGCATAGCTGCAAATGCTTCTTTAGACCAACGAGTGTACAATAAACCTTCAGTAGATCAGGTTGCGACAATTTGGGTGGACGGAAACAATCTAAATATCCCATTTAAAAGAGAAATTATTGTACACGAACATTCAGGGAACAAACATCGAGTCAAACATTATTATGGTTGTTATGATCCTCTACAATATCCATTGATTCTACCAAGAGGTAAAGGAGGTTGGCATCAAGGAGTAGTGAAAAGTCGCAATCCAAATATCAACATTCCGACATATGCCACAACAACTGCCAACACATGGGTTGGATCATATGACACTGCAACAGAGATTTTCAACAGGGAAGAACAAG GCAAATGTAGAGGAGAGAAAGTTGGCCAAAGGGTCTTACTACCAGGATCATTCATCGGAGGGCCGAGGGATATGCGAAGACGCTATATGGATGCTATGGCTTTGGTTCAAGAGTTTGGAAGGCCGGATCTATTTATCACCATGACATGTAATCCAAAATGGACAGAGATTCAAGATGAACTATATGAGGGACAAGTCGTGCAAGATAGGCCAGATATGGTGACCAGAGTATTTAGGGAAAAATTGCAAGACCTGAAAGATCAAATATtcaagaaagaaatatttggcCCTATAGCAGGACATGTTTTTGTGATTGAATTCCAGAAGAGAGGCCTACCGCATATACATCTACTACTAATATTAAAAGAAGGTCATAAAATAAGATCAGCAGATCAGTATGACAAATATATTTTGGCAGAATTGCCCGCTAAGGACAAGCAGCCACAATTGTATGAATTGGTAATCAAACATATGATACATGGACCTTGCGGTgtaaggagaaaatcaagtccaTGCATGAAGGATGGACAATGTAAATTTCACTATCCCTGA